A region of Paraburkholderia sp. BL23I1N1 DNA encodes the following proteins:
- a CDS encoding FAD binding domain-containing protein, producing the protein MAQSSTRFKAIIVGGSLGGLFAANLLVRNGWDVDVFERVPEELAGRGAGIVTHPELFDAMTAAGIAIDDSIGVKVQSRVTFAQNGAVLSERDLPQTLTAWGKMYHVLRAALPDVHYHAGGSVVSVADGADQASVTLGDGTVVRADLVIAADGFKSAIREQFLPDVKLQYAGYVAWRGLVDEMSLSPATRAALFDKFAFCLPPHEQILGYPVAGQGNSTIPGERRYNFVWYRATSEDIQLPNLLTDESGKRWVGGIPPTLIRREVLADMEDAALTLLAPQFGEVVTKSTQPLFQPIFDLEVPQMAFGRVALLGDAAFVARPHCGMGVTKAASDAMALVSALVSALKRQTGVQDALAEYSRERTQVGAAIVQHARHLGAYMQAQLKDEVDREMAERYRTPDAVMRETAVPARF; encoded by the coding sequence ATGGCCCAATCTTCCACACGTTTTAAAGCGATCATCGTCGGCGGCTCGCTGGGCGGCCTGTTTGCGGCCAATCTGCTGGTTCGCAATGGCTGGGATGTCGACGTATTCGAGCGCGTTCCTGAAGAACTCGCTGGCCGCGGCGCCGGCATCGTAACCCATCCCGAATTATTCGACGCCATGACGGCAGCGGGGATCGCAATCGACGATTCGATCGGCGTCAAAGTGCAGTCGCGCGTGACCTTCGCGCAGAACGGCGCGGTGTTGTCCGAGCGCGACCTGCCGCAGACCCTGACCGCGTGGGGCAAGATGTATCACGTGCTGCGCGCGGCATTGCCCGACGTCCACTACCATGCCGGCGGCTCAGTCGTATCGGTGGCGGACGGCGCCGATCAGGCAAGCGTGACGCTCGGTGACGGCACGGTCGTGCGCGCGGACCTCGTGATTGCAGCGGACGGCTTCAAGTCGGCGATTCGCGAGCAGTTCCTGCCTGACGTGAAGCTTCAGTATGCGGGCTATGTCGCATGGCGCGGCCTGGTCGACGAAATGTCGCTGTCGCCGGCAACGCGCGCGGCGCTGTTCGACAAGTTCGCCTTCTGCCTGCCGCCGCACGAACAGATTCTCGGCTATCCGGTTGCCGGCCAGGGCAACAGCACAATCCCGGGTGAACGCCGCTACAACTTCGTCTGGTATCGCGCGACGAGCGAAGACATCCAGTTGCCGAACCTGCTGACCGATGAATCCGGCAAGCGCTGGGTGGGCGGCATTCCGCCGACGCTGATTCGCCGCGAGGTGCTCGCCGACATGGAGGACGCGGCGCTCACGCTGCTCGCGCCGCAATTCGGCGAAGTGGTGACCAAATCGACACAGCCGCTCTTTCAACCAATCTTCGACCTTGAAGTGCCGCAGATGGCATTCGGCCGGGTTGCCTTGCTGGGCGACGCGGCGTTCGTCGCGCGGCCGCACTGCGGCATGGGCGTCACCAAAGCGGCGAGCGACGCGATGGCCCTTGTCAGCGCATTGGTCAGCGCATTGAAGCGCCAGACCGGCGTTCAGGACGCCCTCGCGGAGTACAGCCGCGAGCGCACGCAGGTCGGCGCGGCCATCGTTCAGCACGCACGCCATCTCGGCGCCTACATGCAGGCGCAATTGAAAGACGAGGTCGACCGTGAAATGGCCGAGCGCTATCGCACGCCAGACGCGGTGATGCGCGAGACCGCCGTGCCCGCACGCTTTTAA
- a CDS encoding VOC family protein — protein sequence MPVSKLAHYSIRTMDLEKSCRFYERILGFKRGYRPPFDFPGAWLYKGGDEADFGTVHIIGVDPDNPAGLTAYLGDKALPATGTGTVDHIAFLATGVEDMWKTLQAEGVAWRDRTVPSLGLHQVFIEDPSGVTIELNFPAAEVAGLAEAHPAADRASINAGA from the coding sequence ATGCCCGTGTCAAAACTTGCGCACTACTCGATCCGCACCATGGACCTCGAAAAATCCTGCCGTTTCTATGAGCGGATTCTCGGTTTCAAGCGGGGCTACCGTCCGCCCTTCGATTTTCCGGGCGCGTGGCTTTACAAAGGCGGCGATGAGGCCGACTTCGGCACAGTCCACATCATTGGCGTCGATCCGGACAATCCCGCCGGGCTCACCGCCTATCTCGGCGACAAGGCACTGCCCGCCACCGGAACCGGCACGGTCGACCACATCGCGTTTCTTGCGACGGGTGTCGAGGACATGTGGAAAACGTTGCAAGCGGAAGGCGTCGCCTGGCGCGATCGCACGGTGCCGAGCCTCGGCCTGCATCAGGTGTTCATCGAGGACCCGTCCGGCGTGACCATCGAACTGAATTTCCCCGCCGCAGAAGTCGCCGGTCTGGCCGAAGCCCATCCGGCCGCCGACCGGGCATCCATCAACGCAGGAGCGTAA
- a CDS encoding TetR/AcrR family transcriptional regulator yields MPRKVGTPNTASKSEVQDNEKGITRRLAPEVRERQIVLKAVEHFATHGFSGSTRELARQLGVTQPLLYRYFPSKEALIDRVYEEVYQWDTRWESLIKDRSVPIQERMVRFYSSYAGVILRREWIRIFIFAGLTREGINSKYLSRLRERVFLPVMAEIRSSYDLPASSSTKQRDIDLELIWSLHASIFYLGVRKWIYGLPVSDNVEDHIARQVDAFLNGVPEALKHATKAPSKTKA; encoded by the coding sequence ATGCCGAGAAAAGTAGGGACGCCCAACACAGCGTCGAAGAGCGAGGTGCAGGACAACGAGAAGGGCATCACGCGCCGCCTTGCCCCCGAAGTGCGGGAGCGTCAGATCGTACTGAAGGCCGTCGAGCATTTCGCCACGCACGGTTTCTCCGGCAGCACCCGCGAACTCGCGCGCCAGCTCGGCGTGACGCAGCCGCTTCTCTACCGCTATTTCCCGAGCAAGGAAGCTTTGATCGACCGCGTGTACGAAGAGGTCTATCAATGGGACACGCGTTGGGAAAGCCTGATCAAGGACCGCTCCGTGCCGATCCAGGAACGCATGGTCAGGTTCTATTCGTCGTACGCCGGCGTGATCCTGCGGCGTGAATGGATCCGGATTTTCATCTTCGCCGGATTGACGCGCGAAGGCATCAACTCCAAGTATCTGTCGCGGCTGCGCGAACGCGTGTTCCTGCCGGTCATGGCCGAAATCCGCTCGTCCTACGACCTCCCCGCTTCGTCCAGCACGAAGCAGCGCGACATCGACCTCGAGCTGATCTGGAGCCTGCACGCCAGCATCTTCTATCTCGGCGTGCGCAAATGGATCTACGGGCTGCCGGTCAGCGACAACGTCGAAGATCACATCGCGCGCCAGGTCGACGCCTTCCTCAATGGCGTGCCTGAAGCCCTCAAGCACGCAACCAAAGCCCCCAGCAAGACCAAAGCCTGA
- a CDS encoding winged helix-turn-helix domain-containing protein, translating to MIHIGPLQVDVERREVFLDGQPVRLGSRAFDVLAILIAANGGLVSKNEILRQVWPNAIVEENNLQVHMSALRKVLGESRGLIQTVSGRGYRLIPRASSSAFSGSGEDDDTLKDVMQRGSVPHNLPVNLSALIGRDEALNDVSLALASARHVTLVGSGGIGKTRLAVEVARGSFERFPDGVYLVALASASDASSVLAAFATSIGVNPASGPLTLARISKEFRERSVLFVLDNCEHVLGHAAELAEALLGVGPGVRVLATSRESLRIANEHLYWVASLQVPAQDEHSQHVLQCSAVELFLSRARAIDARFSSDEKSIHLTGMVCRRLDGIPLAIELAAARAAILGIATLASHLDDRFNMLTGGNRTALPRHQTLKATLDWSHAMLDDAERTTLRRLGIFASGFTMDAAIAVVSDGALRDPEVVAALSGLVEKSLVVRGMACGSASYRLLETTHAYAMQKLEDNGEQRVVALNHARYFVGLLEREALSRADPARAFSDGWHHRMRALLDDLRMALGWALSPKGDAALGETLAVKVVFLLYELSLVDECCAWARRALDTVAATHHDSRSTRYLRVRMQLKAALGAALVYVNGPNEETFSIWSETLASAIALGDQAFEARALWGMWNASQSSGAARNALAFARRFELLAAEEDGTGSAVLAYRLLGIASHYAGDQRQARASLEQFLRHSEGLHQRLPLGQSVDHRIVSGATLARVLWLQGFRDQALRLAEDSVAAACDQQQAIVTSYVLVEALIPLALLSDKRDQAADAIALLKDVSARAGLSVAQACCRCFDEYLHSMNDVTHERLKAFRTALDDLEALEFGAPRAMLAGQYSLALGRSGQREAGIAAVVRALVQCDETGDQWYAGELRRIHGELLLMEESDTAPSGVLARDAEVCLIAALGESLTQGCRSLQLRAATSLARLWHAQGRSAEAAQLLRSACSRLTEGLNWDDFKAATHLLQIAAAAGEQAAACANAPASTAANAPAEAVSPDSPPSEEIR from the coding sequence ATGATTCACATTGGCCCCCTGCAGGTGGACGTCGAACGTCGGGAAGTGTTTCTCGACGGCCAGCCTGTGCGCCTCGGCAGCCGCGCGTTCGACGTGCTGGCTATCCTGATCGCGGCGAACGGCGGCCTGGTGTCGAAGAACGAAATACTCAGACAGGTCTGGCCGAACGCAATTGTTGAAGAGAATAATCTTCAGGTTCATATGTCGGCGCTGCGCAAGGTGCTGGGCGAAAGCCGCGGACTGATACAGACTGTATCTGGACGAGGCTACCGGCTGATTCCGCGGGCTTCGTCGAGTGCGTTCTCCGGCAGCGGAGAGGATGACGATACGCTCAAGGACGTCATGCAACGCGGGAGCGTGCCCCACAATCTGCCTGTCAATCTGTCGGCGCTGATCGGGCGGGATGAGGCGCTGAACGATGTTTCATTGGCGCTCGCGTCGGCACGTCACGTGACGCTCGTCGGCTCGGGTGGCATCGGCAAGACGCGTCTGGCGGTGGAAGTCGCGCGCGGTTCGTTCGAGCGCTTTCCTGACGGTGTCTATCTGGTCGCGCTCGCTTCGGCCTCCGATGCGAGCAGCGTCCTCGCGGCGTTCGCGACCAGCATCGGCGTGAATCCGGCGAGCGGGCCGCTCACGCTCGCGCGCATCAGCAAGGAGTTCCGCGAGCGGAGCGTGCTGTTCGTGCTCGACAACTGCGAGCATGTGCTCGGTCATGCCGCCGAGCTTGCCGAAGCGCTCCTTGGCGTCGGGCCCGGCGTGCGCGTGCTCGCAACGAGCCGGGAGTCGCTGCGCATCGCGAACGAACACCTCTATTGGGTTGCTTCGCTGCAGGTGCCCGCTCAGGACGAGCACAGTCAGCATGTCCTGCAATGCAGTGCCGTCGAGTTATTCCTGTCACGCGCCCGCGCGATCGACGCGCGTTTTTCATCCGACGAAAAAAGCATCCATCTGACCGGCATGGTATGTCGCCGGCTCGACGGCATACCGTTGGCCATCGAACTGGCGGCGGCGCGCGCGGCGATCCTCGGAATCGCGACACTCGCAAGCCATCTCGACGACCGCTTCAACATGCTGACCGGCGGCAATCGCACCGCGTTGCCGCGCCACCAGACCTTGAAGGCGACGCTCGACTGGAGCCACGCGATGCTCGACGATGCCGAGCGCACGACGCTGCGCCGGCTAGGCATCTTCGCGAGCGGCTTCACGATGGACGCGGCGATTGCGGTTGTGAGCGACGGCGCATTGCGGGACCCCGAGGTAGTCGCGGCGCTCTCCGGGCTGGTGGAAAAATCGTTGGTGGTGAGGGGCATGGCGTGCGGCAGCGCGAGCTATCGCCTGCTGGAAACCACACACGCGTACGCGATGCAGAAGCTCGAAGATAATGGCGAGCAGCGCGTCGTCGCACTCAATCATGCACGCTACTTCGTTGGCCTGCTGGAGCGCGAAGCGCTGAGCCGCGCGGACCCCGCGCGCGCTTTCTCCGACGGCTGGCATCATCGGATGCGCGCGCTGCTCGACGACTTGCGCATGGCGCTGGGTTGGGCGTTATCGCCGAAGGGCGACGCAGCGCTGGGCGAAACGCTGGCCGTGAAAGTCGTCTTCCTTCTCTATGAACTGTCGCTGGTCGACGAATGCTGCGCATGGGCGCGGCGAGCCCTCGATACCGTCGCCGCAACCCACCACGACTCGCGCTCGACCCGTTACCTTCGTGTGCGGATGCAACTGAAGGCGGCCCTTGGGGCGGCTCTCGTCTACGTCAACGGACCGAACGAGGAGACCTTCAGCATCTGGTCCGAGACGCTCGCCTCGGCGATCGCGCTCGGGGATCAGGCGTTTGAAGCGCGCGCATTGTGGGGTATGTGGAACGCCAGTCAATCGTCCGGCGCAGCGCGCAACGCGCTTGCGTTCGCAAGGCGCTTCGAGTTGCTCGCCGCCGAGGAGGACGGCACGGGTTCCGCGGTTCTCGCCTACCGCCTGCTAGGCATCGCGTCGCATTACGCCGGCGATCAACGGCAGGCGCGCGCCTCGCTCGAACAATTTCTGCGGCATAGCGAGGGCTTGCATCAGCGCCTGCCGCTGGGCCAATCCGTCGATCACCGGATCGTCAGCGGCGCGACGCTCGCGCGCGTGCTGTGGCTGCAGGGTTTCCGCGATCAGGCGCTGCGACTCGCGGAGGACAGCGTGGCCGCCGCCTGCGATCAGCAACAGGCGATCGTCACGAGTTATGTGCTGGTCGAGGCGCTCATTCCACTCGCGCTGTTGTCGGACAAACGGGACCAGGCGGCCGACGCGATCGCGTTGCTAAAGGACGTGTCGGCGCGCGCCGGTTTGAGTGTGGCGCAAGCGTGTTGCCGCTGTTTCGACGAATATCTGCATTCGATGAACGATGTGACTCACGAACGTTTGAAGGCTTTCCGCACGGCGCTGGACGATCTGGAGGCGCTCGAGTTCGGTGCGCCGCGCGCCATGCTCGCCGGACAGTACAGCCTGGCGCTTGGCCGTTCCGGTCAGCGGGAAGCGGGCATTGCCGCCGTAGTGCGAGCCCTGGTTCAGTGTGATGAAACCGGTGACCAGTGGTATGCCGGTGAACTCAGGCGCATCCACGGCGAACTGCTGCTGATGGAAGAGTCGGACACGGCCCCGTCAGGAGTCCTCGCGAGGGACGCCGAAGTATGTCTGATCGCAGCGTTGGGGGAGTCGCTGACGCAAGGCTGCCGCTCGCTGCAATTGCGCGCCGCGACCAGCCTTGCCCGGCTTTGGCACGCGCAAGGCCGAAGCGCGGAGGCCGCCCAGCTTCTGAGGTCAGCCTGTTCGAGGCTGACCGAGGGCCTCAACTGGGACGATTTCAAAGCCGCGACTCATTTGCTGCAGATCGCGGCAGCGGCCGGCGAGCAGGCCGCTGCTTGTGCCAACGCCCCTGCCAGCACGGCTGCCAACGCGCCTGCCGAGGCCGTTTCTCCCGACTCGCCGCCGAGCGAAGAAATCAGGTAA
- a CDS encoding FUSC family protein translates to MTLLTDSPALPRWLDELKTYWKDDGPRFLHIAKVAAAATLAMGLCMRLELRTPATAMVSVVIVMMHQQSGMVIARGFYRGLGMVCGSLAGLVLIALFPQQPLLFLVALAAWIGVCVFGASYYRNFQSYGFVLTGYGTAITAIPAWSNPYGVFDNVVFTVSEVVIGVVCASLVSAVVFPQPVTPALYASSRRNFTNLLNAVHEMLGRATAVVGFDTFLDLIRERAGVENLRSGAVFEDPSIRLHNHVFLDLDRSFLDTVAWIHALHQLKARVAAEADPRALAAVDELIGALLAIVPAEAPPELITLDQVETLSNRLDAFEQALPAQLGRLLHSLADVSPHQRQFVATTGSALFFSIADLRLYCRSYLEARRVDRLPWSQSVIQAIGGIGRSRATANRTAAVIAGTRAAVAVMLVGSAWLASGWVGGSSAIVAVAITSALFALVPNPAAASWQVFCGCLSGWLAGFAFNFYLLPRVDGFVLLAACIAIFVMIGSYVNTFAKTMVLGLGFNIYFCFIVGISNPTVYNPSAYLDTGFALLCGIATAAAAFSIIVPRAGDWISAQYLNQIRALVSDSAWDDELDDLLYTFELSLRDFIVQIASAPADARVDRNHLIGWAFAALEIGRAMIQMRLDTEQLADTLPAGWPDVQTAWLAALANVFAVVTPQAVDAALAATRRALDTLPFAQSLTVDATMLTRCRMRALLHFTELTLLDDTLSLWQTTAQRA, encoded by the coding sequence ATGACTTTGCTGACGGACAGCCCAGCCTTGCCGCGATGGCTGGACGAGTTGAAGACGTACTGGAAGGACGACGGCCCCCGGTTCCTGCATATCGCGAAAGTGGCTGCCGCGGCGACTCTCGCGATGGGGCTGTGCATGCGGCTCGAACTGCGCACGCCGGCCACGGCGATGGTGTCGGTCGTCATCGTCATGATGCATCAGCAAAGCGGCATGGTGATCGCGCGCGGTTTCTATCGCGGCCTAGGCATGGTGTGCGGCAGTCTGGCCGGCCTCGTGCTCATCGCCTTGTTTCCGCAACAGCCGCTGCTGTTCCTCGTCGCGCTGGCCGCGTGGATCGGTGTGTGCGTTTTCGGTGCCTCGTACTACCGCAATTTCCAATCGTATGGCTTCGTCCTGACGGGATACGGTACGGCCATCACGGCGATACCGGCCTGGTCCAATCCCTATGGCGTGTTCGACAACGTCGTGTTCACCGTAAGTGAAGTGGTGATCGGCGTGGTGTGTGCGAGTCTCGTCAGCGCGGTGGTGTTTCCGCAGCCTGTCACGCCGGCGCTCTATGCGTCGAGCCGGAGAAACTTCACAAACCTGCTGAACGCGGTGCACGAGATGCTGGGGCGCGCGACCGCGGTCGTGGGTTTCGACACGTTTCTCGACCTGATCCGAGAGCGCGCCGGGGTGGAAAATCTGCGTAGCGGGGCGGTCTTCGAGGACCCGTCGATACGCCTGCACAACCATGTTTTTCTCGATCTCGACCGGAGTTTTCTCGACACGGTCGCGTGGATTCATGCCTTGCATCAATTGAAGGCGCGCGTCGCCGCGGAGGCCGATCCGCGTGCGCTTGCGGCTGTCGACGAACTGATCGGGGCGCTGCTCGCCATCGTGCCGGCCGAGGCGCCGCCGGAGCTGATTACGCTCGACCAGGTCGAGACCTTGTCGAACCGTCTCGATGCGTTCGAGCAGGCCTTGCCCGCGCAGTTGGGCCGGCTGCTCCATTCACTCGCGGATGTGTCGCCGCATCAGCGGCAGTTCGTGGCGACCACCGGCTCCGCGCTGTTCTTTTCGATTGCCGACCTTCGGCTGTACTGCCGAAGCTATCTCGAAGCGCGCAGGGTCGATCGGCTGCCGTGGTCGCAGTCGGTGATTCAGGCCATCGGCGGCATTGGCCGAAGTCGTGCCACGGCCAACCGTACCGCCGCGGTTATCGCCGGCACACGCGCGGCCGTGGCGGTGATGCTGGTCGGCTCGGCATGGCTCGCCTCGGGATGGGTGGGCGGATCGAGCGCAATTGTCGCGGTTGCGATTACGAGCGCGCTATTCGCGCTCGTGCCCAATCCCGCCGCCGCGAGCTGGCAGGTGTTCTGTGGTTGCCTCTCCGGCTGGCTCGCCGGCTTCGCGTTCAACTTTTATCTGCTGCCGCGGGTCGACGGTTTCGTGTTGCTCGCCGCATGTATTGCGATCTTCGTGATGATCGGCAGCTATGTGAATACGTTTGCAAAAACGATGGTGCTGGGGCTCGGTTTCAACATCTATTTCTGCTTCATCGTCGGCATATCGAATCCGACCGTCTACAACCCGAGCGCGTACCTTGACACCGGTTTTGCCTTGCTGTGCGGCATCGCGACGGCGGCCGCCGCGTTTTCGATCATCGTGCCGCGCGCGGGCGACTGGATATCGGCCCAATACCTGAATCAGATTCGCGCGCTGGTGTCGGATAGCGCATGGGATGACGAACTCGACGACCTGCTTTACACGTTCGAATTGAGTCTGCGTGATTTCATCGTGCAGATCGCGTCGGCGCCGGCCGATGCGCGCGTGGACCGCAATCACCTGATCGGATGGGCGTTCGCGGCGCTGGAAATTGGCCGCGCGATGATCCAGATGCGGCTGGACACCGAACAGCTGGCAGACACGCTACCGGCCGGGTGGCCCGACGTGCAGACCGCGTGGCTGGCGGCGCTCGCGAATGTGTTCGCCGTCGTCACGCCGCAGGCCGTCGACGCAGCGCTGGCCGCGACGCGACGCGCGCTGGATACGCTGCCGTTCGCGCAGAGCCTGACGGTCGATGCGACGATGCTCACGCGCTGCCGGATGCGCGCGTTGCTGCATTTCACCGAGCTCACGCTGCTGGACGACACCTTGTCCCTGTGGCAAACAACGGCGCAGCGGGCATGA
- a CDS encoding efflux transporter outer membrane subunit — MKRNCLCAIATGRSAAVALASAWLLGACINSGGIRTQASMIDPATLDPGAALRATQPDAGWPAGGWWRQWNDPQLDTLVQDATAGNPGLRAVEARIDEARFQAQIAGADALPQLNAGGTFERRRYARYTTPAPPGGTTVWSNAIEADLSYDLDLWGKTRALREGALDNVHAAAADARFAEVELQTAVVRSYVQLELQYALLDVYHAVQDEQQRTLDIATRRWRAGVGSRLEVSQATTQFAMSTTRVQQAQQQLALTRLSIAGLAGKGPGYGDALRRPGLALNVPVALPASLPAELIGHRPDVVAQRWRVLAADKRIDVAHADFYPDINLLATASLGSAATFGGFFNFVNSNGMGHGVGAAISLPIFDGGRRRGNYGVAVSSRDAAVDAYNQSVVNAVQAVAMQVVSLRSLEQQQASVENTLDSARASFRLADTGYRSGITEFLNVLAAQNEQLQQEESLAQIQAKRLDSWALLMKELGGGFASAPPDHEAQGVDDARRN; from the coding sequence ATGAAACGGAATTGCCTGTGTGCCATTGCAACAGGTCGCTCGGCGGCCGTCGCGCTCGCGTCAGCCTGGCTGTTGGGCGCCTGTATCAACAGCGGCGGCATTCGCACGCAAGCCTCGATGATCGACCCGGCAACGCTCGACCCCGGCGCGGCATTGCGCGCGACCCAGCCCGATGCCGGATGGCCGGCCGGTGGCTGGTGGCGGCAGTGGAACGACCCGCAACTGGACACGCTGGTTCAGGACGCCACCGCCGGCAACCCCGGCTTGCGCGCCGTGGAAGCGCGTATCGACGAGGCGAGATTCCAGGCACAGATTGCCGGCGCCGACGCATTGCCGCAACTCAACGCGGGTGGCACGTTCGAGCGCCGACGTTACGCCCGCTATACGACGCCGGCGCCGCCGGGCGGCACGACGGTGTGGAGCAATGCCATCGAGGCCGATCTGTCCTATGACCTGGATCTGTGGGGCAAGACGCGCGCGCTTCGCGAAGGCGCACTCGACAATGTGCACGCGGCCGCCGCGGACGCGCGCTTCGCGGAAGTCGAACTGCAGACGGCGGTGGTGCGCAGTTACGTGCAACTGGAACTGCAATACGCCTTGCTCGATGTCTACCACGCCGTGCAGGACGAACAGCAGCGCACGCTCGATATCGCGACGCGCCGCTGGCGCGCGGGTGTCGGCAGCCGTCTCGAAGTCAGCCAGGCGACGACCCAGTTCGCCATGAGCACGACACGGGTGCAGCAGGCGCAGCAGCAACTCGCGTTGACCCGACTCAGCATCGCCGGCCTGGCCGGCAAGGGGCCGGGCTATGGCGACGCGCTGCGCCGTCCGGGCCTCGCGCTGAACGTGCCGGTGGCGTTGCCGGCGTCGCTGCCGGCCGAACTGATCGGGCACCGGCCGGATGTGGTGGCGCAGCGCTGGCGCGTGCTCGCGGCGGATAAGCGTATCGATGTCGCGCACGCGGATTTCTATCCCGACATCAACCTGCTGGCAACCGCGTCGCTGGGCTCCGCGGCGACGTTCGGCGGCTTCTTCAACTTTGTGAATAGCAACGGCATGGGGCATGGCGTAGGCGCGGCGATCTCGCTGCCGATCTTCGACGGTGGACGCCGCCGCGGCAATTACGGCGTGGCCGTTTCGTCGCGCGACGCCGCCGTCGATGCGTACAACCAGAGCGTGGTGAACGCAGTGCAGGCGGTTGCGATGCAAGTTGTCTCGCTGCGTTCGCTCGAACAGCAGCAGGCGTCGGTTGAAAACACGCTCGATTCGGCGCGCGCATCGTTCCGGCTCGCCGATACGGGCTACCGCAGCGGCATTACCGAATTCCTGAACGTGCTGGCGGCGCAGAACGAACAACTGCAGCAGGAGGAAAGCCTCGCGCAGATTCAGGCCAAACGCCTCGATTCTTGGGCACTGCTGATGAAGGAGCTGGGTGGCGGTTTCGCCTCGGCGCCGCCCGATCACGAGGCGCAAGGAGTGGACGATGCCCGGCGAAATTGA
- a CDS encoding DUF1656 domain-containing protein: MPGEIDLFSLLVPGLLPLLVGCVLLFIVLDLVLARLGFYHYTWHPGLFRVALFATLFCGASLLLLQ; this comes from the coding sequence ATGCCCGGCGAAATTGACCTGTTTTCCTTGCTGGTGCCGGGCCTGCTGCCGCTTCTCGTGGGGTGTGTGCTGCTGTTCATCGTGCTCGATCTGGTGCTGGCCCGACTCGGCTTTTATCACTACACGTGGCATCCCGGCCTGTTCCGGGTCGCGTTGTTCGCCACGCTGTTCTGCGGCGCTTCGCTGCTGCTGTTGCAATGA
- a CDS encoding HlyD family secretion protein: MKTQSLLRAGFTLTLLLVAVVLVRMLWLDYMFSPWTRDGRVRAKVVQVATDVSGLVSEVRVKDNELVRQGDVLFVLDPARFHYAVAQANADLQRAQAQMAQAKAQMSASETTFAMKRAQAARRANLAGDVISDESRQDSASLARQSAAAYAADVASYSAAEALYKAAMVERQTALLNLTRSEVRAPSDGYITNLNLYPGDFATAGIARMALIDSHSFWVYGYFEETKLQRVHVGDQAVVRLMSGGNDIQGHVDSLASGIADRDNPTSNGDLLADVNPIFTWVRLAQRVPVRVHLDRIPAGVKLAMGMTCTVTLKPQNSGH; this comes from the coding sequence ATGAAAACGCAATCCCTTCTGCGCGCAGGCTTCACGCTGACCCTTCTCTTGGTCGCGGTCGTGCTGGTTCGCATGCTGTGGCTGGACTACATGTTTTCGCCGTGGACCCGCGACGGCCGGGTCCGTGCCAAGGTCGTGCAGGTCGCAACCGACGTGTCGGGCCTGGTCAGCGAGGTGCGCGTGAAGGACAACGAGTTGGTGCGCCAGGGCGACGTTCTGTTCGTGCTCGACCCGGCCCGCTTCCACTATGCCGTGGCACAAGCCAACGCGGATCTTCAGCGGGCCCAGGCCCAGATGGCCCAGGCCAAAGCCCAGATGAGCGCCAGCGAAACCACGTTCGCGATGAAGCGCGCGCAGGCGGCGCGCCGGGCCAATCTCGCGGGCGATGTGATCTCCGATGAAAGCCGGCAGGATTCGGCGTCGCTCGCGAGGCAGTCCGCGGCCGCCTATGCCGCCGACGTCGCTTCCTATAGCGCGGCGGAGGCCCTGTACAAAGCAGCGATGGTCGAGCGGCAGACCGCGCTGCTCAACCTGACGCGCAGCGAAGTGCGCGCGCCGTCAGACGGCTACATCACCAACCTGAACCTGTATCCCGGCGATTTCGCGACCGCCGGCATCGCGCGGATGGCGCTGATCGACTCTCATTCGTTCTGGGTTTATGGCTACTTCGAAGAGACGAAGCTGCAGCGCGTGCATGTCGGCGATCAGGCGGTTGTGCGGCTGATGTCGGGCGGTAACGACATCCAGGGGCATGTCGACAGCCTGGCAAGCGGTATCGCCGATCGGGATAACCCAACCAGCAACGGCGATCTGCTGGCGGACGTCAATCCGATCTTCACGTGGGTGCGGCTCGCGCAACGTGTGCCGGTGCGGGTTCATCTGGATCGGATTCCCGCCGGGGTCAAGCTCGCGATGGGCATGACCTGCACGGTGACGCTGAAACCGCAAAATAGTGGTCATTGA